The Salvelinus alpinus chromosome 10, SLU_Salpinus.1, whole genome shotgun sequence genome includes the window tccgccagatcagaggcagtagggatgaacagggatgttctctgtttagagagtccaccagatcagaggcagtagggatgaccagggatgttctcttgataagtgtgtgaattggaccatttcctgtcaaaatgtaacgaatacttttgggtgtcaggcaaaatgtatggagtacaaagtacattattttctttaggaatatagtgaagtaaatgtaaatgttgcaaAAAATTTAAATaggaaagtacagataccccccaaaaatgacttaagtagtactttaaagtatttaacTTAaggactttacaccactgcccctccctgtctctcctagctctctctctctctccccctctcacccatctctttctctctcgctctctctgtgtctggctgCCTGTCCGTGTCTCTTCTAACAAACctattccaccactgttttgcaGCAGAGGAGAATCATCATGAAGACTCTGCTGGTGTTTGACTTCGACGACACCTTGGTGGATGACAACAGCGACACCTGGGTCATTCAGTGTATCCCGGACCAATGCCTGCCagacctggtcaagaactcctaCCAGAAGGGACGCTGGACAGAGTACATGGGCAGAGTCATGTCCTATATAGGAGACCAGGACATCAGCCCCGATACAATCCGAAGTGTGATGGAGACAATACCGTTTACAGATGGAATGATTGAACTGTTGATGTTCATTGTGAGTAACAAGAACGACATTGACTGCATCATCATCTCAGATTCAAACACAGTGTTCATCGACTGGATACTGCAAGTGGCTGGGGTTCAAGCCGCGGTCGACCAAGTCTTCAC containing:
- the phospho2 gene encoding pyridoxal phosphate phosphatase PHOSPHO2 isoform X2, which produces MKTLLVFDFDDTLVDDNSDTWVIQCIPDQCLPDLVKNSYQKGRWTEYMGRVMSYIGDQDISPDTIRSVMETIPFTDGMIELLMFIVSNKNDIDCIIISDSNTVFIDWILQVAGVQAAVDQVFTNPATFDKRGYMEIECYHSHQCSQCPVNLCKRKVLSDFLAGQLKGGVDYQRTFYVGDGGNDLCPSNSLREGDVVFPRKGYTLERLLSRQSAQHGEGSSNPRVIGWTSGKEILMELKACVPL